A window of Rhipicephalus microplus isolate Deutch F79 chromosome X, USDA_Rmic, whole genome shotgun sequence genomic DNA:
GAAACATCAGACAAGTTGTGAAGCCTATTTTAAGAATGCAAATAATTTCCGTGATACCTTGCATTGCTTTAGTATTTCTGGGTTCCAAAGAGAGTCCCGAGGCTTGAATAAACTACCACGTGACCAGGCTGTTGCGCACAACAAGACCAGCGCCTTCAAAGATGCTGCCAAAGATAAATCGATGATGCACGTGATAGCACGCATGCAGGGGCCTTGAGTAACAGAAACGGATTGAACATACAATGACCGCGGCTTCTAATTATTCCGAGATATGTGTTGTCTGTTGACGCAATAAACCAAAATTCGTGATATGAATGAAATCAACAACGGCGCCTTTTGTTGTAGCTCTGTCGGCTGCAGACACAAAGTGTTGAGGTCGAGGAACTTTCATAGGTGGATGGAAGTTCATGGGAGACGAAAGGTCCTATCATATTCGCTTGTAATCAATCTAATCTTTCCGCTTGTGCGCCGCATTCATATCGTTCATTGACAGCATGTATTAGAGCTCTGATGTCGCTGCGCACGTGATATTTCCTAAAAACTTATACACTTTTAGCCCCTAAAATTTCAAACCGCAGTAACCATCACAACAGGTAGAAACGGCGTGGACATCTTATTTGAGCTTTGGTGAAAATTTATTGTTGAAAGAATGCTGTAAAATGAAATCACAAGTACATTGTTTATAAGCTAACAAAGCTCAGAGTAAAATATTTCCGAATGATTCAAGACAACAGCGAATAACAGGACGTAAGTCACATTTTCCCAagcaagaagtaaaaaaaaataacagacgTTAGTTAAAACACAATATCCACATAACATGCCGAAGTGTCATGCAGCTGTCGCTACGGGAAGCAGTCGTTACGAGAGCCAATAACTGCTTTCATTGGCAGGATTTATAGCGCAGCGTTCAGTCTCCCATCGGAGACTTTATATTCTATTACGAGGGATAAAAAGAAGTGGTCTGTTGGAAACGAAAAATCTCTGTGAACCAAAACAAATTTTTAAATTATCTACGCCCTAGGAAATTGTGTCATGAACCCCATCTATATGCACCAGGATGTCATTTTTCTTGATCGGTATGATCAGTTCCTTCATTCTTGCCACGTCCTAGAGATTGCGCAAAACCTTATAAGCAGATGAGTAGGAATAGAATTATAGTGACATGATAAAAACAACTTACTATCCCGTTTCGCAAGTAGTCACCATCGGTAGCACATACTTACTGAGAGCTGAGTGATTACAAGGTCAGGTGAAAAATTATGTGACGTTGTCACGCGCGTTCAAAAGACCACAAGTGGTTCATGACTGTCACCACGCTTGCAAACGGACAAGTTCCCTCTGAACGGCTATGTGTAGAGGTCAACCCCGACGCGAAATAACGTGCCGAATTCTTGAAGCTCGAGTCAGCACTCTTTAAAAGGAGATTGGAGAAACTATTATATCTAAACTTGCGTTTACCAGCGCATGTACAGgagcttgtttttcttttctttcttttctgtttcaATTATGGCCGTGTCAGTGCAATATGTATTTTACTTGAAGATATCTGAAGAGAATGTGTAGCTTACCAATACCAATGGCTTTTGAGGTTTGTTAGTTGAACACATCACGAACGCTTTTGTATCAATTTGTTTATTATGACGCTTAATGCACTTGAATACATCGTAAAGACTATCTCTGGGAGCTTCATCAAATCTATTTTCACAAAATTACACTACTGCTTATGCTTTCATCTTGTTTTCTTGTCTTTATCCTGTCTTTTAGTGAGTGCAAACTTTTAACACCAAACAAATGGTACCAACCTAATAGCACCTAAGCTTTGGATGTAGGTTCACTAGCTCGAGCTTATTAATTCCCTTTTTTACGTTCTGGATTGTCAGCCTCTACATATGAAGAAAGGTTGTAATGGctgaagaaaaagaacaaaataaataacctaacaaggcaaaaaaaaaacaagcaagcgaactagaaaacaataaaacaaatgtaGTACAGCATGAAAAAATATCGCACATGTGAGAAAAGCTCAGAGTGAAAGCAGGGCCCGATGCGAGCCCATAACTAAAACAGTGAGACGTGCATATTAACAGCAGTGTGCCGATGGCGGGACTATCGGCGACAAAAATCTATAAGCAACGTTGAGCACGAACGATAGCCGCATTATCAAAGGGTGCGGGCCGAGCATAGGGCTTTCTGAGACGTACAAACAAAAGCAACAAAGAACCAAAATAAATGGGCCCCATGGCACAGGAACAAAATGTTTTCCTTCATAGCGCTTCCTGCGAAGAGAAGGCCCACCACTTCCTCGACCGGCCAACGGAACGAGCCGCCCACCATCAGCGCTTTGCCGCCGCGGCGGACTTTTCAAATCTGGGGCGACTCCGCGAAGACGGGTGTTCGGCTGTGGGGATACGTCGTCCCCCTCTCTGGCCCGCCGTGCGCGCCTTCTCCTCCGCCGTCACTTTCGGCGGCCGAGTTTGTCTCAGGCGCCCGGGGGAGGGCACAGAGGTGGCCGGAGATCAAAGAGAAAAAATCCCTGCAAGAAATTCATAACTCGAAAAAAAGCGCGGAGAAGAACGAAAGGAGGTCGATCACCCTTTCGCTTAGCTGAGGAAGTCCGTATAAAAGGGAGGACGGGGAAAGTTCGGAGCTACATCACAGCGGGCATTCCCTGCTCAGCTGGTCCAAGTATCGCCATGCGCTCCCTGGTGAGTCCGAAAGCCCAACGCTTGCTTCCGACCGGTGCGAATCGGCGGCATCGGCGTCCACTGCTTTCTCCGGCTCGTTGCGCAACTCTCGATGGATTTCACTGCATGTCGCACGTGGTAACAATAAGCGGTGATACGGCGGCCAGTGTTAAGCAATTTAGCGTGCTTAGCAGACTGTTATATCCTAAATGTCAGTCTGATTGTCATTTTTTTCTCAGGGCTAATATTTCCCTTTGtcatatttttttaatttagtaCTTAGTCTTCCAAGGCGTGGTCTAGTATTTTACAGTCAGCTGAACTCCAATTGAAGTAATTGTTCTGGTAAATGTTTACCCTGTTACAATCTAGGCATCTTGTACAAAACAATCATCTCAGATTACTCCACCTGTTCGATGTATATAGAGAATGTAGGCAAgaatcttctcttttttttttcgtaaagtcAGTTAAAGTGGGTTCGAGGTTTCGTTGAAACTCACAAGCACCCATTCATACGCATTTGTACATGTATTAGGCATGCTATCATCGGCGCAATTCTTGTACAGAGCTCGTTTCAATCTTGCAAATATTTCGTGATGTTTGGCTAGGGCATGAATTCCAAAAGTTTCGCCTCAAGCATTCTTATAGCATAGATTGAAATGTGCATGTGATTGTCCACACAAGAACCGCTATACACAGAGGACACACAATTCGTGATGTTGTCTGTCTTCTGTCCGACTCATTCCTAATTTCGAGAAGTTTTTGTGGTTCGCGTTATTGTCTACTTTAAACGTGAAATCTAGTGCTTCTCTCAGTCATATATTCATCAACCAACAGTACTGACGTTCTAACTGTTGCTAGAAACGGACCAAATCGGGTAGAAAATAGTGTGGAGCGATCACATCGAACGCATTGCAACTTAAGTCAGGAGAAACAGCAGTACTAAAGAAAAAACAGAACAACATTAGACAAAAATTAAGATAAACTCGGGAGGAATGCTCGCGATCTTCTTTCATGAGCCGGTTCACAGTCACATTGTGAAAAACTGGGCCAGATTGGGCTGCAGAGTACCTATATGAAGTGGTGTCCCGTTGGCTGATTTATATTTGAAACTCAACTCCACCATGAACACTTCCACGTAGGTTTCTTCGTCCGCTCTCTGTCTATCTTTAAACTCTTAGCACCAAAATCTCGAGCGACAGTTACTGCGCTGGGTCACCAGAAAGTAGACAGTGACGATGTTCTAATAAATGACTCTATTCGGATACCTTTGCAGATACTGCTGTCTGCAGTTGGCCTGGCCCTCGCCGGCAACcttggtggtggcggcggtggcttcGGCGGCGGAGGATTTGGTGGCGGCGgccacggtggtggtggtggcttcggcggcggcggcggtcatCACGGTGGTGGTAGGTTACTGTTGAACTCAAATTTACACCAGCCCATTTCATATTCACAGAATACCAGACTAAGAAAAATCAGAAGCATCTTCGTTACAATGTGAAAGATTTACCAGAGTGTTGTCGTAAATTTGAGTTAAAAGGGCCTCACAACGACGAGCTAATATGAAGTAAAGGCCACacaatatttatttgtttgtgtgAACGAAATATAAACTTTGCTTATATTTTGAACGAAGGTTAACAGCTGTATTTTAGAAAGATATACTAAAAATTTAGACTTAATGCTACAACAGATCTGGTTTGATTTATAGGGACAACTGATAAACAGTTAATTTGCATTATTTATTTAAGAACGTCTCTCAAGGTCTGAAGAGCTCGAGACCTCACGAGCACTTCAAGCTTGCTAGAGCTGTGTCTACGTGAAATTTCGGGATAAAATTGTGTGCGCTCTTTGTTTGCAACCCGATGGCAACTTATACGCACCGCTAAGCAGCACTTGGCTGGTATTACACATATCCGCTATGATATACCGAAAGGCTGTTTTAGTTAGTGCTCTTACATCACGAAAAATGCATTATTTGCTGAATTTGATGACACTAATTGCCGAGTGAAGTTGTTGGTGAAAGCTAGTATGAATGAAAAACAATCCTGGAGAACTTGCCATTGAGACCTGCTAACATTATTTATCGAGAACAGTGGCCAACTACAGCATATGAAGGTATAATATTTTGTCACCTGTATATGATAGAGAAATATTTAAAGTGGCAGTACACTATTTACACAAACTTGAAGCCACTAAATGAGCAAGCATGTATGTGGACAACTATGTGACTATTGTGCCCCTTCTTCGGAGATAACTTCAAAAAATTGGACACAGTAGACGATGAATGTTTGCTCGAGAGGCGAACATGTATTCCTATTTACCGCATTAATTCGTGGTTGCGTGTGCGTAGGTGGCGGCGGCGCCGGTGGTGGAGCCGTAGTCAGCACATCTGTGGTTGAGATCAAGAGCCTCGGCTCAACCGGAGGTGGTGGTGGCGGAGGTGGTCACCATGGCGGTGGTGGCTTTGGCGGCGGTGGCTTCGGCGGCGGCGGCTTCGGCGGCGGAGGATTCGGTGGCGGCGGTTTTGGAGGAGGTGGACAccatggtggtggtggcggcggcggcggtggtggccaGGTCGTGGGAGCATACAAGGTATGCTCACTCCTACACACACCAAACCTTTGCTAACACGTGAAAGTGGCAGCATACTGAATGTCGGACCTCGTTCTCAATACTCCCCAGAGGTCAGGACAGTCAGTAGCCTGGGCATACCTaattcattgtttattttttatgtgtTCTTTAGCGGTGACACACTACATCAAAAAATAAATAGGAGGTATCTTATGCTGGGGGCTTCTGAGATCGAGCTGCGGCTACAACTCACCCGAATATTCTTAACATTGAGTGTTTTTTTCATTGTAAGGAGTATAGTTATATGGAATAGTAAAAATAGTTAACGTCATTCATTATACGTCCTGCTGTGATGCTCTGGTTGAAGGAAAGCCCAATGTgacaaaaataaacaagaaacaaTGTCCCAAAATAATTCACCTAAGTGAATCTATGTTTATGGAATTGGCTGGATGCAAACGCTCACAGATTTCTGCTGATCTCATCTCGTGAACGTGATAACTGAAGTGTAGCGCTCACGTGGTTGCACCACGTGCACTATAATGACACGTACTCCCTTTGTTCCAACGGCGCTCGTATTGTTTTTTTATAGCCAAATACGCGTTCTTACATGCCACCTATGTTTAGTATGTAATGCGAACCGAAGTATGACACTGCGGGTAGTGAGCTTGTATGCTACATGCGAGCTTTTCTATGTTACAAGGGATCTTTCAAATGTTCAAAAATTCTTCGaggaatctaaaaaaaaaaactttctggaGCTCTTTCAGTAATCTTCCACAGTACCACCGCGCTCCAGTGAAGATTGCGTGAGTTTGTACAAGTTATTATAGAAGTCTATGGCTCATACGGGCTTTTCGCTGTAACTGCAGAGTAGAATTTTTCGAATAAGCATACGCAGTAAATAGCCTTGCTGGGTGTTTTTTTTCATCTCTGTTCTTTTGCTGCGTAGTCCTCATGCACGCCATGTTTAGCACCGCACTGACATCTCGAGAAAATGTTGTgcattaataaataataataataataataataataataataataataataataataataataataataataataataataataataataataataataataataataataataataataataataataataataataataataataataatataataccACCCTGGTTTTGAGTCCCAAAAACAGTTGTTGCAAATATGACGGTGTTGTAACGTTTGCCATGCCACACCAATCGATGTGCACGCAGGCTGGCCCTGCCTACTTGGTCAAGGCGCTGCAACCCATCAGTGGTGGGGTCGGTGGCGTCGGTGGCGGAGTCCACGGGGGTGGATtaggcggtggcggcggcggcttcGGCGGTGGACATGGTGGAGGATTCGGAGGTGGCGCTGTTGGAGGTGGAGGTGGCACTGCCACATATCACGTTACCGTCAaaggtggtggcggcggcggcggtggtggtggttaCGGCGGCGGCGGCTTCGGCGGCGGAGGACAccacggcggcggcggtggtggcggccacggtggaggaggaggaggcggTGGAGGATGGTGGTAGATTACACCAGGTGAGGGCCTCGCTTATGTGTGTGAATGAAGAGTACTTAGCTGTAGTGAAGATGCCCTCTTCATGCATTAAGACTTTCCCTTTCCCTTTAGTTTCATCCATATGTGAAAGGATGTGCACTAGAGGCTTATTATAACAACGCAATGTTAACTGACTTTGAATAATTGAGGTCGTGAACTGATTTGAAGCACCTTTGTGCGTTGCCATCTGTTTTacacacatctttttttttcagcctcaGCCATTCTACCATATCATCATTCACAAGTTTCCTGAAATAATCGCCAAAAGCTGCTAGAAGCACCCAAGAAATAAACCTCCTACAAATACGGAGAAGCAGCGCCATTGCGTGGCAGCTACGGGAGCCAACCAAAGTGGATGCTCCTATCGCTGTGGAGAGCACTGCAAGTCACGAACCGCCGATAAAAATGAAATACGCATGAATGGAAGAAGTCTCCGCGACATGCTGTGATAAGAGGGGGAGCCGCTTGAGCCAACGACTTCGAAAAGATATCCGTGACCTTGAAAGTGTCAAGTCTTTTATAGACCAACTGCGTGAAAGATGTTTCGAAGCGGCGACACTCTCGCATGTAATCGATCTGCCAGCCATGACCCACAATTGTGGAGCCATAGTCGCAGTGACGGCACCTTTACCTCGGCTGAAATATGCCACAAAATAATAAACTATGCTTTCTCATGAGAGAGGCACAAAAATACCCACTGAGTGTGTCGTTATTTACCAACTAGATAAATAGAATGATAAGTCAAAATATATACCAGGAAGTCGACCATGCACTTCATTTGCTGCCCGACCCTGGCTTAAGGTGAAGTGGACGGAAAAATGAAATGAATTATAATTTATGCGCATATACACACAGCAGCGTGAATTGTGCGATACGAGATTATTCAAGGTTATTTGCGTTCTGGTGAATATATGGACGTGTATGCCATCTTTTGCTGGACGCAGTCGTCTGCTAACTGCATGCATTAGAAGCTGCGTGGCAATGAATGCCGCAgctttctggcaaaaaaaaaaaaaaggcagcagtcCACATTCACCCACCAGCGCAGCAACGAAGGAGCGAGAGACCTTACTGAGCTCCCAAATATCCAAGGGAGCACAATAAATGTTCTTGTCGGGCTGCAACAGCGAAAACCGGGGTAATTCACAACCAAAACTTACACCTCAACGATAATTTGTTTCGATGTGCGGATCGAATCTAGTGTAGGCAGCCGAGGAAATATTTTGGTGCCGACAAAATGTGAGTGTCCAATTTATAAAACAAGCTTGCCCTGATACGTGTTACTACGTTCTACTTGTCATTCAATTACTAACTAGCGTCAGATGTCAAAGCAAGGTTGTTTCGGCGCTTCCAGTGCAGCGTTATGCAGGCAATCACATATTCTATCTGTTAGGGAATAGGCAAGGCAGTGAAAAATAATCACTGCGCCTTCATAATAAAAAAAGTATAGCGTGTTTCAAATCGATAAGCGAGATTGGCTCACAACTAGCGAGATGAGCACACATCTTGCTCAGTATGTTCTTCGAACGTAACCTTTCTTGCAAATTTATCAACGCCGCGCTTACTGTCCCGCCGCttactggccccgccgcggtgctctagtggccaAAGTACTCGGCTGATAACGCTCAGGTCACCGGATTAAATTCCGGCCGCGGCacctgcattttggatggaggcgaaaatactgcagactcagattttggtgcacgttaaagaacccaaggtagccgaaatttacggagcctttCACTAGGCGTcttcataaacatatggtggttttgggacgttgaactccacaaatcaatcaatcaatcaatcgcctgACCTTACCGGAAGTTGTCAATTGTCTTGATCTTCTGTGAGCGTGGTTTCGCACTGTACGGAACCGAAGAAATGCTAACTTTCTGCAGCTCACGGGCCTCCAAAGTCGGCCCAACTATAACCAAGTGGCAGTGTCATGCGATGAAATCATAATTTCAGGTCACATTATGCGGTGTCACAATGACGTCACTGTGACTTCACAATGACGTCACAATTTCTGGAAATATGTGATGCTACGGTGACGTCATGGCGGCATAAAATGGGTGATGGTGATTTCTTCAGATCACTCGCATTGGTATCAGTTACCTTTTGTGTTTCGTGAGGTATCTAAAGTGTTCGCCTTAGCTGACACCGACTGCGATCTCAGATTGTCAAATCCCTCcaagaaacgaaaaaaatggGAGATGATTGAGAAGCGAAGAAAATATCCATAGCCCAATACAAGAATGCTGTACGCTGCAGGGATATGTGAGGTATATTATATTTTTCCTGGGCCCTATGCTAATGGCATGTACGTGATTTGAAAAAGGTAAATTTTTAAATGTGAAAGCTTTtaagcgaactttggtgactttgaccgtatctatctatctatctatctatctatctatctatctatctatctatctatctatctatctatctatctatctatctatctatctatctgtctgtctgtctatctatctttttttctttctttctatttatcaGCCACCAACGACCTTTAGCTGTGtgggccgtttcgataatgcatCCATACCAACATTGGCATGACATAACATGGATGTGTGAAGAGCATAAGTCACTAGCCATGACTTGTATGGCATGactgtcatgatttgcatttcatagttgtgctgctgttgcggtggtttcattcacatgacatattgcaaaacttgtatggtgtGACATGAGTGTATCGCGAACGTGACACactctaacgtggaaatcatgacatgtatgtcatgtaagtcatgactacacgccacactcataatgcgctcaaggccgtttcgcttgcttcacatataccgaattcggtattacgtgacgcgaacggatgacgaaggtaaatgacacgtgcaaacacgataatcatgacatgcgtgtcatgtaagaacatgactacatgctacgctcatagcgtgctcgcggccgcttcgttAGCTCCATATACaacaaatttgttattacgtgacgtaaacagacgacgaaggcaaatgacacgtccaaacacgataatcgtgatatgcgtgtcatgagaagatgactacatgcggCGCCCATATCGTGCTCATGGCCGCTTCGATAGCTCTtcatataccgaatttgatatcacgtcacgtgaatagaaaacaaaggtaaatgatacgtccaaacatgataatgatgatgtggAATTCATGTACCACAAAATTTACGTCTGCCTCGAAACGGTGTGCTAACTTTTCCTATCACCAATCCTATCACCACCCTACTAGCCCACACTGCACGAAAAATTTCGAAAATATTCTAAAATACCCCATGGTTGGCAACCCTGGTGGGCGATGGAGAAACGCCGTTGGTTCAAGTGAAAGCTGCAATTTTCTCCCGACGCGCCATCACGCGCTGAGACTATACAAAAGGCTGAGCACGAAACTACATCATCGCTGATTTCAATGAGCCCATTCACCAGATTTAACCGACTGTACAGAATGTACGTCGAAAACCACCACTGCGGTGAAACTACTGAAGCACTCTCTGTCGCTGCTAGTTAGTGTCGTGCTGCAATACATCAACATTCCCAGACGTTATTACCTACCCCCTCCCCGCTCATCAAGAGCACCATGCGAGAGAGGTGCGAAAGATATAAGGTGCTTTTGTATATTCGTGTGAGTGTTGGTAGCGCACATTCGATTAAAAAAATTTGGTCCCAGATATGCATGTTACACTGccaatgtcatcgaaagacgatagtcttgcgtccggagagagtgaacaaaacatttatttgatgttccgcgcaagaaaattggttaatggtattctggaggcgctgcgttagaatgcctcgagcgtgcagcggaggcgaacgagccaaccaaggcacgttatacacgagcgccatctggcagttatcttcgaaaacgaaggaaggcttgCGTGCCTGCGGAGAAAtatgcgtgccattctcggaggcgataaggtgtacaacgcaaagcgacggacaggtgccaccaccgtatccttttagcaaagcgttggtaacacttacCTTTTCGAGCATCGcgctgcactgtcagcgcagcgtgtttaacgctacggtcattagaattacttgtgtgggCTTTCTCTAGTATAAACTCACACAAACGAAACAAcgatgtgttgttatggtacctcagatatgcttaatgattgcttttttatttgagaatcgcacaagtatgaacgctaaacctagaccaatattagtgggcgctgcggatggggtcagccgtttgaggtatcgttaagggcggacaaacagacaaacgtacagacaggcagacagacagacagacagacagagaccaaacttttttcgtcgaaggtcttcaagaaagaccatcgtctttaaaaaagtggCAGTAACGCAGAGGGTAGAAAGCCCAGCATATTACGCTGCTGACCACAAGGTCCTTGGCTCGACACTCACGTCATGTGCGTCATGAGAACTTTTCTTTCGGCTTTTTTTTCATATAATATTGCATTGTACCAATGTGCCATCGATGACGGAAATGCGTCAATGAAGTCTTGGTGAACCGGCATAACACTTTTGTTTTAAGAACGTTTTAAGCGCAATTGTTAGACGCCCGTTCCCACGTTGAGCTCCCTCGTTACCGTTGGCGTAAccgatgcagaaaacaagggcgaAAAAGAGGGTAGGTGATCTTTGTCAATATTCCGAGCAACTTGTCTCTAGCATCGCTTTCTTTCTTCATCACGCCCTCTGGCCAATCGGTTGGAGCCCATGCGCATGCAAGGTTGCGAGGTGCACCACGGCTGGTTTCGCTTGTCGTAACGGGTTCTCAGCGAATCACTTATAGTTCTCGACGCCTGCAATGCACATAAAATAATGCGTAACACTCGATTGCTGACCGTTGCTGTGACAATATGTAAA
This region includes:
- the LOC142775922 gene encoding uncharacterized protein LOC142775922, which translates into the protein MRSLILLSAVGLALAGNLGGGGGGFGGGGFGGGGHGGGGGFGGGGGHHGGGGGGAGGGAVVSTSVVEIKSLGSTGGGGGGGGHHGGGGFGGGGFGGGGFGGGGFGGGGFGGGGHHGGGGGGGGGGQVVGAYKAGPAYLVKALQPISGGVGGVGGGVHGGGLGGGGGGFGGGHGGGFGGGAVGGGGGTATYHVTVKGGGGGGGGGGYGGGGFGGGGHHGGGGGGGHGGGGGGGGGWW